From a region of the Castanea sativa cultivar Marrone di Chiusa Pesio chromosome 10, ASM4071231v1 genome:
- the LOC142612847 gene encoding uncharacterized protein LOC142612847: MDYNDHIDNSDEDHSYDVENDEYDDEELYDLAVAGCHVAVTYYIKYIDKQPCRDSEQTGYMWLMDCLTGNETKCYEMFRMKPHVFLQLCNVLQHTYGLQHTRHIRLEESVGICLMILGQGACYRMIQERFQHSGETIHRHFHRVLKCLNIMSMDIFKPSDPTFSVVPRHIQKNPLYMPHFQDCIGAIDGTHIQVVVGDDKKAPYYNRKGVTSFNVMVTCDFDLLFTFVMAGWEGAAHDTRIFLDAIRRQSINFPKPPPGKYYLVDAGYPLRKGYLPPYKGQRYHLSDFRRAGRGNHIEERFNYVHSSLRSAIERTFGVWKNKWKILKQMPPYDIKHQRNIIVATCVLHNFIRKHDREDEGFNWDEHDLDRPRSNSSGEGSSRQANVENIQDVEMKFVRDKIARSICGL; this comes from the exons ATGGATTACAATGATCATATTGATAATAGTGATGAAGATCATTCTTATGATGTGGAAAACGATGAATATGATGATGAGGAATTATATGATCTTGCTGTTGCTGGATGTCATGTTGCAGTgacatattatataaaatatattgataaacAACCTTGTAGAGATTCTGAACAAACTGGCTATATGTGGTTGATGGATTGTTTGACGGGTAATGAAACGAAATGTTACGAAATGTTTAGAATGAAGCCACATGTTTTCCTTCAATTGTGTAATGTTTTACAACATACATATGGACTTCAGCACACAAGGCATATTAGGCTTGAAGAGTCAGTAGGTATATGTTTAATGATACTTGGACAAGGAGCTTGTTATAGGATGATTCAAGAAAGATTCCAACATTCTGGTGAAACTATACACAGACATTTTCATAGAGTTCTGAAATGCCTTAACATAATGTCAATGGATATCTTCAAGCCTTCTGACCCTACATTCAGTGTAGTTCCAAGACATATACAGAAGAATCCATTGTACATGCCACACTTTCAG GACTGCATTGGTGCCATTGATGGTACTCATATCCAAGTTGTTGTTGGAGACGACAAGAAAGCTCCATATTATAATAGAAAGGGTGTGACATCTTTTAATGTGATGGTAACATGCGATTTTGATTTACTTTTCACATTTGTTATGGCTGGATGGGAGGGTGCAGCACATGATACACGTATTTTCTTAGATGCTATCCGTCGACAATCTATCAACTTTCCAAAACCACCACCag gaaaatattatttagttgaTGCTGGATACCCCTTAAGGAAAGGATATTTGCCACCTTATAAGGGACAGAGGTATCATCTTTCAGATTTTCGACGAGCTGGGCGAGGAAATCACATAGAAGAGAGGTTTAATTATGTCCACTCATCTCTTAGAAGTGCAATTGAGCGAACTTTTGGAGTGTGGAagaataaatggaaaattttgaagcaaATGCCACCTTATGACATTAAACACCAAAGAAACATTATAGTTGCTACTTGtgttttgcataattttattagaaaacatGATAGGGAAGATGAAGGATTCAATTGGGATGAACATGACTTGGACAGACCAAGAAGCAATAGTAGTGGAGAAGGTAGTAGTAGGCAGGCAAATGTTGAAAATATACAAGATGTTGAGATGAAATTTGTTCGTGACAAAATAGCTCGATCCATTTGTGGGttgtaa